The segment GTTGCTCTTGAGCAGTGTCCACCAGAGCTAGCTTCAGACATTTCTGAGAATGGTATGGTTCTAACAGGTGGTGGTGCACTACTGAAAGATCTAGACCGTCTACTTACTGAAGAGACGGGTATTCCAGTTGTTATCGCTGAAGATCCACTAACTTGTGTGGCTCGTGGTGGTGGTAAAGCACTAGAAATGATCGACATGCATGGTGGCGATCTATTTAGCGAAGAGTAATCGCTGTTGCCCAGCTTAATCGCTGGGCAAACAATATAGAAACAAGGAACTCATATTCAATGAAGCCTATTTTTGGCCGAGGACCTTCACTTCAATTACGCCTATTTTTCGCCGTGATTTTATCAGCCAGCCTTATGCTGGCTGATAGTCGTTTAGGTGCTTTTGCTCAGGTGCGCTACTTATTGAATAGTGTGGTTGCGCCAATTCAATATCTGGCTGACGTACCAAGAGAGATGTTTGACGGTGTGTATGAGCGATTCAACACCAGTCAAGGGGCAATGGAAAGTAACCGTGTGCTCAAGCGAGAAGTGCTGCGTCTAAAAAATGATTTACTCCTTCTTGATCAATATCGAGAAGAGAACCAACGCCTGCGTAAACTGCTCGGCTCATCATTTGTTCGTGATGAACGTAAAGTCGTGGCAGAAGTCATGGCGGTCGATTCCTCTCCTTATCGTCATCAAGTGGTAATTGATAAGGGACACATAGACGGTGTATACGTTGGTCAACCTGTGGCGAACGAGAAAGGCATCGTAGGTCAGGTAACTTTCGTCTCGGCACATAATAGCCGCGTGTTGTTACTGACTGACTCTAACAGCGCGATTCCAGTTCAAGTTATTCGAAATGATATTCGTGTTATTGCCTCTGGTAATAGCAAGGTGGATAAGATCCATCTTGATCACATCCCGATCAGTACTGATATTCAGGAAGGCGACCTTTTAGTGACCTCTGGTCTTGGCGGTGTTTACCCTGAAGGGTACCCAGTGGCTTATATCGATAAAGTCGAGCGTGATAGCCATCGTGAATTTGCCATCATTGAAGCGGATCCTGTGGTAGATTTTGAACGCCTGCGCTACCTACTATTGATTTGGCCAAGTGATTCACGCCAAGAAAAAGTGCAGTCAGCAGAGCCGAGTAATATGGTAGAGGTAACGACGGATGGGCAATAGCATTATGAAAGGCAAGATGGTCATTCTGACTTCATTCCTTATTGCCTTAACGTTACAGACCATTCCATGGCCTGGTGTGCTCGATGTACTGCGCCCCTCTTGGCTATTATTGGTGACTTGTTATTGGGTGTTAGCCCTACCAAATCGCGTAAACGTTGGTACTGCACTAGTATTGGGGTTATTGTGGGATCTTTTATTAGGTTCGACGCTGGGTATTCGTGGCATGATGATGTCGATTTTAATCTATATCGTGGCTTTGAATTTCCTCGTATTACGTAATATGGCGCTGTGGCAGCAAGCGATTGTGATTGGCTTACTTTCCATTGCATTGGAAGTGCTGATTTTCTTTGGTGAGTACTTAATTCAAGACATTACTTTTAACCCGACGTCACTTTGGGCAGGCTTGATTAACTGTATTCTGTGGCCATGGATGTTCTTGCTAATGCGACGAGTTAGACGTCATTGGCATGTGAGGTAATTATGCAGCCATCTATACTGTTGGCATCAGGCTCGCCAAGACGCAAAGAGCTTCTTGAGCAATTGGGCTATCAGTTCGCGGTTATTCGTACCGATGTTGAAGAGATGCGTCAACGTGGTGAAAGCCCATTTGAATACGTGTCGCGTTTGTCGCAAGACAAAGCCTTAGCAGGCGTAGCATTGTCGCCAGACTCAATTGTGATTGGCTCTGATACCATCGTGGTCTGCGAACAAAATGTATTAGAGAAGCCAAGCGACTACCTAGACGCGAAACAGATGCTAACGCAATTGTCTGGACGAGCTCATCAAGTGATGACCGCCGTGACGGTTGCGAACAAACAAAAACGAGAAACGGTAGTTGTGACTACCGACGTATGGTTTAAACCTTTGTCAGAGCAAGAAATCGAACAATACTGGCAATCAGGCGAACCATGCGATAAAGCTGGCAGTTATGCGATCCAAGGACTTGGTGGGCGCTTTGTCACCCGAATCGAGGGCAGTTATTACGCTGTCGTTGGCTTACCGCTATATGAAACTGACCAGCTCTTGCACAAATTTTTATAATTCAAATTTGAGGTGCGCTCATGAGTGCAGAGTTGTTGATCAATGTGACCCCGAGCGAAACGCGCGTGGCGATGATCGAAGAAGGTGTCTTACAAGAAGTTCATGTTGAGCGTGAAGCGAAACGTGGCATTGTAGGGAATATTTACAAAGGTAAAGTCAGCCGTGTCTTACCGGGAATGCAAGCGGCGTTTGTTGACATTGGTTTAGACAAAGCGGCATTTCTTCATGCTTCAGATATTGTCCCACACACTGAGTGTGTGGCAGAAAATGAAAAGCAGCAATTCCAAGTTCGCGATATTTCTGAGTTAGTGCGTCAAGGGCAAGACATTGTCGTGCAGGTGGTAAAAGATCCGCTGGGCACGAAAGGTGCGCGCTTAACGACCGACATCACGTTACCTTCACGCTATTTAGTCTTTATGCCGGGGGCAAGCCACGTTGGTGTGTCTCAGCGTATTGAAAGCGAGAAAGAGCGTGACCGTTTGAAAAAAGTGGTGGCTCATTACTGCGATGAAGATGGCGGTTTTATTATTCGTACTGCTGCGGAAGGAGCTGATGAACAAGAGCTTTCACAAGATGCGGCGTTCTTAAAACGTCTCTGGTCAAAAGTGAATGAGCGCCGTTCAAAGTACAAGACACGCTCTACGTTATACGGAGAGTTGGGGCTGTCTCAGCGTATCTTACGTGATTTTGTAGGTACCGAGCTCACCAAGATCTTAGTCGACTCTCGCTTAGAATTTGAAAACCTGAAAGAGTTTACTTCTGAGTATGTGCCTGAATTGACAGAGAAATTAGAGCTGTATGAAGGTGATAAGCCAATTTTCGACATGTACGACACTGAGAATGAAATTCAGCGTTCGTTGGATCGTAAAGTTGAGCTGAAGTCTGGTGGTTATTTGATTATCGACCAGACAGAAGCGATGACGACGATTGATATCAACACTGGTGCTTTTGTTGGACGTCGTAACTTAGAAGAAACCATTTTCAATACCAATATTGAGGCAACTCAGGCAATTGCTCGCCAACTGCGTCTGCGCAATTTAGGCGGCATTATTATTATCGATTTTATCGATATGCTATCAGAAGAGCATCGCAAGCGTGTGGTGACTTCATTGGAAAATGCCTTAGATAAAGATCGCGTTAAAACCAATATCAACGGTTTTACTAGCCTGGGTCTGGTTGAAATGACACGTAAGCGTACCAGAGAGAGTATTGAGCACGTACTGTGTTCGACTTGCCCAACCTGTGAAGGTCGTGGACGTGTTAAGACGGTCGAGACGGTTTGTTTTGAAATTTTGCGCGAGATTACCCGTGTAAACCGTGCTTATGATGCAGATAACTTTGTTGTCTACGCTTCGCCAGCTGTGGCTGATACCTTGCAAGGTGATGAGTCACATGCATTGGCAGAGCTAGAAGTCTTTATTGGTAAACAAGTGAAAATCCAATCAGAACCGCTCTATATCCAAGAGCATTTCGATGTTGTCATGATGTAGCAGGCACGCGTGAGCTCGACATTTAATCGTATCGCACAAAGTTTATTATGGGTGTTTTTGACAGTAATGGTGTTACTTGCCATTGCTGTCACAACGCTTCGTATTGCTTTACCACAACTGAATCACTTTCAAAAAGAGATCCAAACTTGGGTTAATCAAGGAACCGGTTTGGAGTTTGAAATTGGTGATATCAGTGGTTTTTGGCGAAATACTCATCCCTCAATCTCGCTCGTGGATGTGCGGGCTAATACGCCAAAAGGAAGTGGTATCGGTTTTGCTGCGCAAACCGTTGAAGTGGAATTTGACCTTTTTCAGTCACTTGTCCAACTTGAACCGGTCGTGGCAGATTTAAGTGTCCACGGGCTCAATGTCGATATTCGCTCGATTCAGTGGATCAAGCAAAGTGATAAAACCGCCAAGCTCGCTCCGCAAGGCGAGCAGCGTAGTGTGGTCGAGCAACTTGATAAACTGCTGCTTCGTCAACTTGATCACTTTTCTCTTAAAGACTCAACCGTCCAATTTATGGCGATTGATGGCGCAGAGCGTCGTTTAGAGATTGCCCAATTAAAATGGAATAACCAAGGTCGTCATCACCTTGCAGAAGGTGAAATTACCATTCCGGATGCCAAGATTAACTCGTTGGATGTGAAAGCGAATTTTGTCGATCACGGCTCGCTGGTGGATGTGTCCGGTGAATTTTATCTATCGGCAGAGAATGTATTAGTTACGCCTTGGTTAACCGAATATTTGCAAGATGAGACTGGGATAGAGAAAGGCGAGGTCAGCCTCAATGCTTGGCTAACTTTAACCCACAGTAAGCCCGTTAACGCTTACGTTGAAGTGCTACCTTCCGAGTTGATTTGGCAGGAAGGCGGACGCCATGAACTGATGTTTGAGTCTGGGGTATTTGTTTTAGAGCCAAATGACAAAGGTTGGCAAGTAAATGCTCACTCACTTAACTTGCGCACCGATGATTACCAGTGGCCAGAGTTAGATATTGCCTTTAACTGGCAGCCACAACAATGGCAACTCAATGCTTCCCAACTAGATCTACAGGCTATTTCTCCGTTAGTGAAACTCGCGCCTGAGTCGGATCAAATGAGTCAGCTACTCCATACTTTCGCGCTTGGCGGGCGCTTGGAAGATATCCGAGTGCAAATGGGCAGCGAACTGGAATCGATAAAGTACTCGGCGAATTTGGTTAAAGGTAAGATTGAGCAATGGGAGTTACTGCCAGGGGTTCATCATCTCGATGCCAAAGTTAGTGGTAACTATCATCAAGCGCGTATTCAAGCGTCATTGATTGATGATGTCTTACCTTATGGTGACGTATTCCAAGCACCGTTGCGGGTTAAACAAGCGGAAGTCGACATTGTTTGGCAAAACTTGGGCGAGCAAGGGTGGCGTTTATGGGCGGATAAAGTCACTGCAGCAACACCAGATTTGCAAGTGCTGGGCGCGTTTCGCTTAGATTTCCCACGTGGAAAAAGTCCATTTCTCTCTTTTTACGCAGAAGCTGACTTGTTTAATGCCAGTGAAACTTGGCGTTACTTGCCAACCTTGGCATTAGGTCAGGATCTCACGGATTACCTTTCGACTGCGATACAAGGCGGTAAAGTCGATACGGCTAAGTTGTTGTGGTATGGCGAGTTAGGTGATTTCCCGTATCAGAATAATCAGGGCATGTTCCAAGCTTGGGTGGGTTTAAAAGACGCTACCTTTAGTTTTGATACGACTTGGCCTTCGATTACTGACTTACAACTTAATCTGTTATTTCAAAATGACGCCATGTATTTGGATTCACATAGTGCGACACTGCGTGGCGTTAAAGCAAGCCGTATCACAGGGCGTATCCCTGAGCTTGCTGAAAACGGTCATATCGAAATTGAAGCTTCGGTTTCGGGCGATGGCGATAAAGTTCGCGATTATATGATGGCTTCTCCGTTGGTTGATTCAGTTGGTGCCGCGCTAACTGCGGTGCAAGTTGATGGCAGAGTCACCTCTGACTTTAAACTGAAAGTGCCATTCGATAATTTTGATACCCGAGCTTGGGGTTACGCTGAACTGAAAGGCAATGATGTCACCATTGATGCGCCGCCAATGGAGTTGGATAACGTTTCTGGTCGGATTGAGTTTGATAATGATGTGGTTAAAGCGGCGGGTTTGTCTGCCAATCTACTCAAGCAACCCGTTTCGATTGATTTTAATGGTGAAAGTTCGAAATCTGGCTACAACATTGGCGTTGATGTCGTCGGTGATTGGTCAGTCAAACCATTAGCTCCTTATGTGGGCGAGCAGTGGCTTAAGCCTGTCTCGGGGCATGTGCCTTGGCAAACCAATGTTGAAATTCAATTGAACGATGTTGGTTTTACTTATCAGATTGATGCCAGCGCTGATATGCAGATGTTAGCGAGTACTTACCCTTATCCGCTAGAGTGGAAAGTCGGGCAGAAAGGCAAAGCTAAGTTGCAAGCTTCCGGAAACCAAGAGACGGTCACCGCTCGTTTACAGCTTCCAGACTTTAAATATCAAACTGAAATTGATATTCGCCCTCAAACGCCAGTGCTAACCGCTACAAATTTAGTGTTGGGTAAAGGGAGTTTCAAAATAAGCCCGATAGTGGGTCATGATTTGCAGATCCGAGCTAAGCAGTTTGACTTAGATGCATGGCTCAGTGCGCTGACTCATCCTCAAACGACACAAGTGTCGGCATTAGCAGATTTGAATACACCAACCATTCCGACGCCAGAGCGTTTCAGCATTGATGTAGATGAACTGCAACTGGCAAGCATGGAATGGAATGACGTTAACTTCGATGCCAAGCGCAAAAACTTGGGTTGGCATATGAGTTTAGATAGTCAACAAGCGCAAGGTGAAGCGAACTATATCGCACCGTATGATTTATCAGTGAAATTGGATCATCTGCACCTGTTTTTCCCAGAGGTTGAACAGCAAGAGGTTCAGCGACGCAGTTTGTTTGAAGCTGAAGACCCCAATCAACCATTGGTGTCCGAATTTGACCGCAAACTTCATCAACAATTGCCTAATATTACCTTAGCTATCGATGATTTATGGGTGCAGGGTTATAAGTTAGGGCAAGCGCATCTTGACTTGCAGCGCCAGGGAAATAGTTTGCAATGGCGAGATTTGTCACTTAAGAGTGGCAGTAGCCAAGTTAAGGTTGATGGCAGTTGGTTACTTGATGGTGATAAAAGCCAGACTGAGATGAATCTCGCTATTTCAGGGGATAACAACAGTGAAGTGATGGAGCGCTTTGGCGTGACATCCGGTATTCAGAAAGCACCATTTGATATTCGTGCCACACTTAAATGGGATGGCGCACCTTGGGGCATGCGTGTCAGCAGCTTATCTGGCAGTGTTGATTCGAAGCTGGGCAAGGGCATGATTTCAGATGTGAGTGGTGCGGCAAGATTACTTGGCTTGTTCAGTTTGGACTCGATCATCCGCAAGATGCAGCTCGATTTCAGTGATGTCTTTGATAAAGGGATGGCATTTAACTCGATTACGGGTAGCGGTGAGATAAAAAATGGCATCTTCTTGACCAATGACATCCGTATGGATGCGGTCGCTGGTGAGATGAACATCAAAGGGTTGGCAAACCTCAATAACCGCACCGTCGATGCAGCTGTTAACTTTGTACCTGATATTACCTCAGGTATTCCGGTATTAAGTGCTTTTGCCGTGGCACCACAGACGGCGTTATACGTATTAGCAATTACCACGGTGATTTCACCGGTTGTCGAAGTCTTTACTCAAGTTGACTACGAAGTGAAAGGACCGCTGGATTCGCCAATCGTAACAGAAGTTTCGCGTAGCAAAGGCGAGTTCAAATTACCTAAGAAATTGCTAGACGCTGTCGAATAAAGGAGAGCGACTCATGGATAGAGTTGGTTTGATTCAGATGACTTCAGGTCCAAACCCTCAAGCTAATCTGGCTTATATTGAACAACAAGTCGCAGCGCTTGCTGAGCAAGGTGCGACTTGGGTTATTACCCCAGAAAACTCGGTGGTATTTGGATCTCGTGCCGACTACCACCATTATGCTGAGCCGATTGGTGATGGTGAAATGCAAACCCAGTTGGCGCAGATGGCAAAGCGCTACCAAGTGTGGTTGCTGGTTGGGAGTATGCCGATAAGACGTGAGGTTGGGGTGACCACAACGCTGCTAGTCTATAACTGCAGTGGTGAGTTGGTTGCTGATTATGACAAGCTGCATATGTTTGATGTCGATGTCGCCGATAGTCATCAACGTTATAGAGAGTCTGAAACTTTCACCGCTGGCAAAGAGATTGTGTCATTAGAGACGCCTTTCGCGCACTTAGGTCTAACGATTTGCTATGATGTACGTTTTCCGCAGCTATACAGTGAATTAGCTCGACAAGGCGCGAATGTTATTGTGGTGCCGGCTGCGTTTACCGCAGTGACAGGGCAGGCTCATTGGCAGCCATTATTAACCGCGAGAGCCATCGAGACCCAATCTTGGATTGTCGCGGTAAATCAGACCGGTGTTCATCAAGGTGGACGACAAACTTGGGGTCATTCTATGGTGGTTTCACCATGGGGAGAAGTCTTCGCCAGTTTGGATGACGCTGCGGGTAATCTATTGGTCGAGATAGATTTACAAGCAGTGACAGAGATCAGAGCGACCATGCCAGTAATGCAGCACAACCGCTTTGATAATCGAATTAAAATTTAAGAGCAAAATATGACAATTAATCACGTAGAAGAAGCCCTACTAAAACCTGCTGGTTTAACTGAGCAGGATATCGCGAGCACGCTGGAAAGCATCGCGACTCGTCAGATTGACTACGCTGATATCTATTTCCAATCCAGTTGGCATGAATCACTGGTTTTAGAAGATAGCATCATTAAAGATGGCTCATTTAACATCGATTGTGGCCTTGGTGTACGTGCAATTACGGGTGAAAAGACGGGTTTTGCTTACTCAGATCAGATTCAGCTTGAAGGGCTTAAGCAGAGTGCTATTGCCGCACGTGGTATCGCGCAGCAAGGTCAAAATGGCAAGGTCCAAGCATTCAAACGTTTTGATAATCAAGCGTATTA is part of the Vibrio ponticus genome and harbors:
- the mreC gene encoding rod shape-determining protein MreC, whose product is MKPIFGRGPSLQLRLFFAVILSASLMLADSRLGAFAQVRYLLNSVVAPIQYLADVPREMFDGVYERFNTSQGAMESNRVLKREVLRLKNDLLLLDQYREENQRLRKLLGSSFVRDERKVVAEVMAVDSSPYRHQVVIDKGHIDGVYVGQPVANEKGIVGQVTFVSAHNSRVLLLTDSNSAIPVQVIRNDIRVIASGNSKVDKIHLDHIPISTDIQEGDLLVTSGLGGVYPEGYPVAYIDKVERDSHREFAIIEADPVVDFERLRYLLLIWPSDSRQEKVQSAEPSNMVEVTTDGQ
- the mreD gene encoding rod shape-determining protein MreD, coding for MGNSIMKGKMVILTSFLIALTLQTIPWPGVLDVLRPSWLLLVTCYWVLALPNRVNVGTALVLGLLWDLLLGSTLGIRGMMMSILIYIVALNFLVLRNMALWQQAIVIGLLSIALEVLIFFGEYLIQDITFNPTSLWAGLINCILWPWMFLLMRRVRRHWHVR
- a CDS encoding Maf family protein; this translates as MQPSILLASGSPRRKELLEQLGYQFAVIRTDVEEMRQRGESPFEYVSRLSQDKALAGVALSPDSIVIGSDTIVVCEQNVLEKPSDYLDAKQMLTQLSGRAHQVMTAVTVANKQKRETVVVTTDVWFKPLSEQEIEQYWQSGEPCDKAGSYAIQGLGGRFVTRIEGSYYAVVGLPLYETDQLLHKFL
- the rng gene encoding ribonuclease G — protein: MSAELLINVTPSETRVAMIEEGVLQEVHVEREAKRGIVGNIYKGKVSRVLPGMQAAFVDIGLDKAAFLHASDIVPHTECVAENEKQQFQVRDISELVRQGQDIVVQVVKDPLGTKGARLTTDITLPSRYLVFMPGASHVGVSQRIESEKERDRLKKVVAHYCDEDGGFIIRTAAEGADEQELSQDAAFLKRLWSKVNERRSKYKTRSTLYGELGLSQRILRDFVGTELTKILVDSRLEFENLKEFTSEYVPELTEKLELYEGDKPIFDMYDTENEIQRSLDRKVELKSGGYLIIDQTEAMTTIDINTGAFVGRRNLEETIFNTNIEATQAIARQLRLRNLGGIIIIDFIDMLSEEHRKRVVTSLENALDKDRVKTNINGFTSLGLVEMTRKRTRESIEHVLCSTCPTCEGRGRVKTVETVCFEILREITRVNRAYDADNFVVYASPAVADTLQGDESHALAELEVFIGKQVKIQSEPLYIQEHFDVVMM
- a CDS encoding YhdP family protein; this encodes MSSTFNRIAQSLLWVFLTVMVLLAIAVTTLRIALPQLNHFQKEIQTWVNQGTGLEFEIGDISGFWRNTHPSISLVDVRANTPKGSGIGFAAQTVEVEFDLFQSLVQLEPVVADLSVHGLNVDIRSIQWIKQSDKTAKLAPQGEQRSVVEQLDKLLLRQLDHFSLKDSTVQFMAIDGAERRLEIAQLKWNNQGRHHLAEGEITIPDAKINSLDVKANFVDHGSLVDVSGEFYLSAENVLVTPWLTEYLQDETGIEKGEVSLNAWLTLTHSKPVNAYVEVLPSELIWQEGGRHELMFESGVFVLEPNDKGWQVNAHSLNLRTDDYQWPELDIAFNWQPQQWQLNASQLDLQAISPLVKLAPESDQMSQLLHTFALGGRLEDIRVQMGSELESIKYSANLVKGKIEQWELLPGVHHLDAKVSGNYHQARIQASLIDDVLPYGDVFQAPLRVKQAEVDIVWQNLGEQGWRLWADKVTAATPDLQVLGAFRLDFPRGKSPFLSFYAEADLFNASETWRYLPTLALGQDLTDYLSTAIQGGKVDTAKLLWYGELGDFPYQNNQGMFQAWVGLKDATFSFDTTWPSITDLQLNLLFQNDAMYLDSHSATLRGVKASRITGRIPELAENGHIEIEASVSGDGDKVRDYMMASPLVDSVGAALTAVQVDGRVTSDFKLKVPFDNFDTRAWGYAELKGNDVTIDAPPMELDNVSGRIEFDNDVVKAAGLSANLLKQPVSIDFNGESSKSGYNIGVDVVGDWSVKPLAPYVGEQWLKPVSGHVPWQTNVEIQLNDVGFTYQIDASADMQMLASTYPYPLEWKVGQKGKAKLQASGNQETVTARLQLPDFKYQTEIDIRPQTPVLTATNLVLGKGSFKISPIVGHDLQIRAKQFDLDAWLSALTHPQTTQVSALADLNTPTIPTPERFSIDVDELQLASMEWNDVNFDAKRKNLGWHMSLDSQQAQGEANYIAPYDLSVKLDHLHLFFPEVEQQEVQRRSLFEAEDPNQPLVSEFDRKLHQQLPNITLAIDDLWVQGYKLGQAHLDLQRQGNSLQWRDLSLKSGSSQVKVDGSWLLDGDKSQTEMNLAISGDNNSEVMERFGVTSGIQKAPFDIRATLKWDGAPWGMRVSSLSGSVDSKLGKGMISDVSGAARLLGLFSLDSIIRKMQLDFSDVFDKGMAFNSITGSGEIKNGIFLTNDIRMDAVAGEMNIKGLANLNNRTVDAAVNFVPDITSGIPVLSAFAVAPQTALYVLAITTVISPVVEVFTQVDYEVKGPLDSPIVTEVSRSKGEFKLPKKLLDAVE
- a CDS encoding carbon-nitrogen hydrolase family protein, giving the protein MDRVGLIQMTSGPNPQANLAYIEQQVAALAEQGATWVITPENSVVFGSRADYHHYAEPIGDGEMQTQLAQMAKRYQVWLLVGSMPIRREVGVTTTLLVYNCSGELVADYDKLHMFDVDVADSHQRYRESETFTAGKEIVSLETPFAHLGLTICYDVRFPQLYSELARQGANVIVVPAAFTAVTGQAHWQPLLTARAIETQSWIVAVNQTGVHQGGRQTWGHSMVVSPWGEVFASLDDAAGNLLVEIDLQAVTEIRATMPVMQHNRFDNRIKI